Proteins from a genomic interval of Arachis hypogaea cultivar Tifrunner chromosome 10, arahy.Tifrunner.gnm2.J5K5, whole genome shotgun sequence:
- the LOC112718065 gene encoding F-box/kelch-repeat protein At3g23880-like: protein MAPQHPTAALLLCEVVMEILSWIPAKPVTRLKLVCKSWNSIISHPHFVKLHLHRSPNNAILLSTRTPPFPDKERKQGIVLSSVESFIQNPSSTLDAQENRHSLHVQDWVLGSCNGLVCVAHVLYKNHICDIRFRLWNPLTGFISGNSPCLCVNAHNVFGFGYDESSDSYKVMTVIRDSSGTVTAQVYSFRGSSWKRVNSFPAFPFSDEDIGHFIGGTLNWLGLRNPLGDDYDWADVTLDMLMIVSFDLKSDTHKQILLPKGIDEISSKDPTLGVWGNSLYLLHDYKNTHFIAWQMKEFGDENSWTQLLKISFHYLGVERLLFPEFIFENGNIFMLRGLAKFMSL, encoded by the exons ATGGCGCCTCAACACCCAACAGCGGCGCTCCTCTTGTGTGAAGTGGTGATGGAGATCCTCTCTTGGATTCCTGCAAAGCCTGTCACGCGCCTGAAGCTTGTGTGCAAGTCATGGAACTCCATCATCTCCCACCCTCACTTCGTCAAACTTCACCTTCACCGTTCACCCAATAATGCCATCCTCCTGTCTACGCGAACACCACCTTTCCCCGACAAAGAAAGAAAACAGGGCATAGTGTTGAGTAGCGTTGAATCTTTCATCCAAAATCCATCATCTACTCTTGATGCTCAAGAGAATCGCCACTCTCTACACGTACAAGACTGGGTTTTGGGTTCATGCAACGGGTTGGTTTGTGTGGCCCATGTTCTATACAAGAACCATATTTGCGATATCCGGTTTCGTTTATGGAACCCTCTCACAGGGTTTATTTCAGGGAACTCGCCTTGCTTATGTGTCAATGCGCATAATGTTTTTGGGTTTGGGTATGATGAGTCAAGTGACAGTTACAAGGTAATGACTGTCATTCGGGATTCTTCTGGAACAGTAACTGCCCAAGTTTATAGCTTCCGTGGCAGTTCTTGGAAGAGGGTCAACAGTTTTCCTGCTTTTCCGTTTTCTGATGAAGATATTGGCCACTTCATCGGTGGCACTCTTAATTGGCTAGGTCTCCGTAACCCGCTTGGAGATGATTATGATTGGGCTGATGTTACACTTGATATGTTAATGATTGTTTCTTTTGACCTGAAATCGGATACACACAAACAGATTCTGCTTCCAAAGGGTATCGATGAGATCTCCAGTAAAGATCCAACTCTGGGAGTTTGGGGAAATAGCCTGTATCTTCTTCATGATTACAAGAACACTCATTTTATTGCATGGCAAATGAAGGAGTTTGGAGATGAAAATTCTTGGACTCAATTGCTAAAGATTAGCTTTCACTATCTCGGTGTTGAAAGGCTATTATTCCCGGAGTTTATATTTGAGAATGGAAATATCTTCATGTTGAGAG GCCTAGCAAAGTTCATGTCATTGTGA